A DNA window from Fusibacter sp. A1 contains the following coding sequences:
- a CDS encoding recombinase family protein, giving the protein MANIMYIRVSSSSQSFDRQELLMKDLNIDRVYKEKISGRNMDRPELQNLLNYVREGDVVYVESLSRLGRSMEDLITIVNILNDKNVGLVSLKENYIDTTTPTGNLVFQIFGAISEFQRNVIKSAQAEGIQARRAKNLSMGRPVIMVEFDRNFRKHYFDWKAGEIKAVEFMKEFGLRKNAFYKNIKIFEKQEKI; this is encoded by the coding sequence ATGGCTAATATTATGTACATTCGTGTTAGTTCAAGCAGTCAATCATTTGATAGACAAGAATTATTAATGAAAGATTTGAATATTGACAGGGTCTATAAAGAAAAAATCTCTGGTAGAAATATGGATAGGCCTGAACTTCAGAATTTGTTGAATTATGTCAGAGAAGGCGATGTTGTATATGTTGAGAGTCTTTCGAGATTGGGAAGGTCTATGGAAGACCTGATAACAATTGTAAATATATTGAATGATAAGAATGTTGGGTTAGTATCGCTTAAAGAAAATTACATTGATACAACAACCCCAACAGGCAACCTTGTGTTTCAGATATTTGGAGCTATCAGTGAATTTCAAAGAAATGTAATAAAATCTGCTCAAGCTGAAGGAATTCAGGCAAGAAGAGCAAAAAACTTATCTATGGGTAGGCCTGTAATAATGGTTGAGTTTGATAGAAATTTTAGAAAACATTATTTTGACTGGAAAGCAGGTGAGATTAAGGCTGTTGAATTCATGAAGGAATTTGGGCTGAGGAAAAATGCTTTTTACAAGAACATTAAGATATTTGAAAAACAAGAAAAAATTTAA